The region ACCTTTTCTTTAAGCAGTACTTTTAAATTATGATAAGAATAGCGTAATGAGAACAGTTCTACTAAAGCAGGTTCCGGGCTAATGCTGAACAGCTCAGCGTACATTCGTTGTAATTCCTTTACCAACAAAGCATCATAATCTTTTGTTTCTCTTAATTGCTCCACATCATTCCGATAAGGAGTATCTTTTAATACAGTTAGAGCTTCATCAAAGTTAGGCGATTGTAACATCCGTTCAAATTGATCATCCTTAAGGAGGTTGCTTTCGAAAACACGAATGCGTGCATTAGTTCCAGCAAATGCTGTTTGCTTCATTTATTCTCCTCCTCTCGTATTAAAACAATTTTTTTGATACAGATGGAACTAGCTGGTTTTTAAGTTCAGCAATTAAATCTTCAAACAAGTAATTGTACTCTATTCCTTTGTTTTTAAGAATAAAACCAGCTTTTTTATTGATTGTTTCAGTCTTTAAAGTTACCGAAATTCCTTCTTGAGCAACTTTTTCTATCCAACTTTCAGAAACTTTTTCAACTGATTTTTCACCTAGCACTAATTCAAGATTCTTGATTTCTTTAAATTGTTGCAATACCGCTAACAAAAAACTTTGAAATTCTGTCTCACTCCATTGCTCCATAGCAAACAAAGCTTCTTTAAATACTTCTTTCAAAGCAACTTGCTTTTCGCCTAACAATTGGTTTCGCTTATAGTTCTCTAAGCTGTCTTTATTTTTTTCAAAATCACTTGCCAAGCGACGATCAATCGCTTTTTTTTCTTCAACTTCTTCTAAAGCAAGCTCTTTTTCAGCTACTGCTACTTTTTCTTTTGCTTCTGTTTCTGCCTGACGTATCGTTTGTTGTACTTCTGCCTTCTTTTTTTCAATCATACGTTCAGTGATTAATTTAAGATCTGACATGATTTCCCCTCCATTCCTAGTTATCTTCTTTAGAATAGAACTGGATTTTATGCATTTAATACAAGCAAGAAGGAAATAACAAAGCCTAAAATAGCATACGTTTCAACCATGGCAGCGTAAATAATTCCTTTTGTAGCGTGTTCAGGTTTCTTAGCTAAAATTTGGATACCAGCAGATGCTACGCGTCCTTGAGACATCCCTGAGAACAAACCAGTAAATGCAATCGGCATTGCGGCCATCAACATATATAAACCTTGTGCTAGAGTAGTATCCGCACCTGTATTCAAATAAATCAAAAAGGCAATAACGAATCCATATAATCCTTGAGTACCTGGCAGCAATTGTAAGATCAAAGCTTGTCCAAATTTTTCTGGTTGTTCAGTTGTCAAAGCTGCTGCTGCTTCCCCTGTCATCCCTACACCTTTTGCAGAACCGATTCCTGAAAAGATTGTTGCAAATCCAATTCCCATAGCTGCGAAAAATAAACCGCCATTATTTTCTGATAAAAATGTTAATAAGTTTCCCATTATCTATTTCCTCCATTTAATTAACTATATTTTTTATTCAATTAATTGATTTATTGCCGTTTTTTTAAATAAATGTTTTTCTCAAATGTCTTCAACGGACTCAAAGCATGCCCGCCACCTTCGTAAAACTTCCCAAAGAATTCAACATATTGTAACCGAGCTGTATGCACATAAGCACTTAAGTAGGTCAAGAAAATATTTAAAGCGTGTAATGCAATAAATAGAACTATTCCAACTGTAAATTTAGCCAAAGGCGGCAAGAAATCTACAATCATATTAAACGCCGCAGCAATACTACCACCTGAAACACCTAAAGCCATTAGTCTAGTATAACTGACCAAATCACCGATATATCCAGTAACTCCATATAAGTTATACAGACCCAATGCAGCTCCCAAGCCTTTATTTTTTGAGGCTAACATGGTAACCAAGATAATACCCACGACATTTACACCTATTAAGATATAAGAAATCACTTTGAGGATTGGATTATCAAATACCAACATTCCTAATACCAATAAACCAATTCCTACAAGAATACCTACCCAGGCCATTCCGTCTACATAACTTGAAGCTCTTTCTTGTTTTCGCCATTTGACGCCGCTATTAATAACCAACCCATAAACCAGTTGGATAAAGCCAAAAACTACTGAAAGCACGAGGATCGTGATGACATCGCTCGTAGTCGACAACAGCTGAAATGGTAACTCGTAACCAAAAAAGCTCCCATAAATCAACCCCCAAATGATGACTGAATACGACAACAAGTGGAAAAAACGCAAAAACTTCGCCATACCGCGTTCTAAGTTAAAGAACTTTTGAGCAAGATACGTTCCTATCAAAAGAACTAGCCCGTACCCTAAATCAGCACTCATCATCCCAAAGAAAACTAAATAAAAAGGCATCATAAAGGGAGTCGGATCAATATCGTCGTACTTAGGCAAACTGTACATCTCTGTTACACTTTCAAAAGGTTCAACAAACTTGTTGTTTTTCAGCACGACTGGAACGTGTTTAAATTCTTTCATCTCAATTTCTTCTGAAACCACAGCATACTGTTCAGATCCCATATGCTCGTCTAATAGTTTTTTTAATTCGGGCAACTGTTCTTCTTCCAGCCAACCATTTAATAGAAATAAACTTTTCCCATTTAATAAAAGCGACTTTCCAATTTCTCTTTGCATTAAATTGTAAAAATATTCTTCTCCCAACTCTAACTCTTTTATTTTAGAAGAAAAAGACAGGATTTCTTTTTTTATTTTCTGCTCTTGTTCAGAGAGTTTTTTATTTTCTGATAAATTTCTTTTTAACTCTTCTTTTGGTAATAAACGATAAGGGTAATTAAATTTTGTGAATTGAAACTGATTTAAAATTGATTCAATCTCTTGCTGATTTTCCTTTGCTGTAATTACTAAGTAAGCTGCCTCATCCTTATATTGGAAAATTTCGTCTACATAGTTCGGCACAGCTTCTTTTAAAGCTGTTTTAAATTCTGTTGCATTTCCTGTTGCGATAGTGCCAATAAAACCTGCAATCACTTTAAAATCAGCTAAATCATTTGGATTAAAATCAAGCGGTTCCCATTTGCGTAAAAAACTTTCTTCTTCTATTACACTTTTTCGCTTTTGATCTAATTCAATCAATTGTTTTTCTCTTTCAGAAATATCTTGACAAAGACTTTCTAATTGAGAGACAGAAACGGATGCTTCCAGTTCTTCTAACGTATATTCGGCTCTTCCTTTTTTTAACTTAGCAAACATGCCAGGTTGAGGAATGTGTTGTTTCAAATACGCTAAAGCATACTGAACATCTTTTAAATGCTCTTCATATTCTGTTCTTTCAACTGCTGGAGTTTCCTTAGTATAGTAATCAAGAAGTGCAGATTCTTCTAAAGAGGTCAAATCAATTAATTCAAGTTTTTGCAATTCTTGTACTGCTTTTAAAAGAAGGTCTTTATCTGTTTGTTCTGCCAAAAGCGTTACTTTTTTCATTTTAGCTATTGCCATAGCGACTGATAACCTCCTTCACAATGTCATTTACCGCATCTGTTTGATTCAATTGGATCGAACGATTCATTTCATTCAGTTCATCAGCTATTTCTTGGTCAATCTTTTCTTTAATAACAGTGATTTTTTGATCGTATTCTTTTTGTTGTTCACGTTCATACGCGTTTAATTCAGAAGATAACTGTTTTTTGCGCTCTTCAATAGCTGTTTGTGCCGCAACCGATATATTTTCCAGCTTAGATTGGCTGTCTAATTCTAATTTTTCAGCCCTTTCTTCTGCTTCTTTAACGTACTGAATCGTTTTTATACTCATTATCTCACCTCCCTAAAGTCAAAAATGGACGCAGCTCAATAAGGTTTCTTCTCACCCCTTGAAGAATGCACCTTGAAAGCTATCGCCCAACCATTTTTATTTTATTAAATTTTCAATAGATTCTATCTTTTTCTTTCATTATCCTTTAGTGATAAGTTTAGCACTTTTTTCGTATAATTTCTACTTGATGACAACTTAACTGCACTTAGTATAAAATGAAAGAATAGCCATTCTTTTTACTTCTAAAAAAAGAATGAAAAACTTCTATTGAATTTCTCTTATTGTATCATTATATCGTTTTCATAGTCAAAATACAACTCTGTTTATGGATAGTTTGTGTCAAGTTTTTCTCGAGCGTCCTATTCCTTCACTAGTTTAGGCACTCTATTTTTGTACACCCATCAGCTACCGCACGGCTCCGCCGCTTGCTGGCCCATCTTTTGGAAGAACGTTCCTAAAACCAGGAACCTTCTTCCAAAAGACAGGAATTAACGAAAACTTTTAATTAATTGTCCTATTGCCGATGAACGAGAGGCATACAATGGAATGATCCCATTCTTTGCCCCGACTGACTGCCGCGTTTTCTCATGCAATAACGACGATAAACGAACCGTTTGGTTCAGCTTGCGTTGTTGTCTCGCACTTCTATTTTGTTGGTGAAGGTAGGCTTCACGCAAGGTGTGATTGAACATCCCTTGTTTCACCTTTACCATAGCTTCGCAACCTTCTGTGCTCCAATGCATCCCGCGCTTTTTCATGCGAAAAGAGATGTGTCGTTGATTCGATTCCATTGCGCCTAACCCTCTGGCGCCTTTCGGAGCCTGTTCTACTTTTTCGCGCCAATCGAAAATCCGATCCCAATTCCGTAAAACATAGGTTCTAAATGTATTCAGTTTTTCCACTGCTGCTGTTTCGTCTAACGTACTTTCATACGTATCCAGCCAAATAGTTAAATGATCTAAATCATGCGTCTTTAATGCTTGCTTGACCTGCTGTTTAAAAACGTTAGTTTTCACGCCAAATGCACGATTCAAGCCTTGGAAGACATGATAAGAGTCTAGCTGATTGAGAACGGGATAATTCGATTGAGAAAAAGCTTCTTGGAATCTATCTGCAGTATAGCCTTGTCCACCGTCACTATTGGTAATGACTTGGGCTTGTTGTAAGGCATAATGATTCGCTGTAAAGGCTTGAACCTCTGCCCAAAAACCAGCGGTTTTTTTAGTCGTCATAATGGCTTTAGGTTCCTTTAAGGAAACGCGTTTTCCGTTTTTATTCCAGCCTTCGTAAAGAATGGCATGACGAACTTCTAAGCTTTTTTTCTTTTCTGTTCCACGAACAAAAACGCCATCCGCTTCGGCATAGAAATAGTCCACTTTTTTCCCTTCTGGCAATTCAGCTGCTTCTTCTAGCTCCAATACGCTTTCTTCATCTTCACGTGCTTGTGCGGATCCAACGCGTTTAAGAAGACTGCCAACTGTTTGGTGGCTGATTGTGACAGCCGTCCATTCATTTAGCATAGTTGCAGTATCTCGATAAGTAGATTTACTCGCCAACTCAGCCACTTTTACTTCTACTAATGGACTATGACGCTGATATTTTCGAATGCCTAACCACTCATCTAGTGGATAATGATTCTGATCCGTGTGATCTACCATTAAGGTACGATAGTACCGAATGGGACCGAAACTAAATTGGACCATTTTCCAATCTTCTCGTTTCACTTTCCAACCTTCAAGTTGTTTCTCCTCTTTGATCACCTGATTGATATGAGTGAAGACATCTCCCACTAATTCAGAAAATACTTCATACATATAAACCTGAATAGCTTCTTCTGTCTCTATTAAATGGTTTGAATCCTTTATTATTTGGTAAACCTT is a window of Carnobacterium mobile DSM 4848 DNA encoding:
- a CDS encoding V-type ATP synthase subunit K produces the protein MGNLLTFLSENNGGLFFAAMGIGFATIFSGIGSAKGVGMTGEAAAALTTEQPEKFGQALILQLLPGTQGLYGFVIAFLIYLNTGADTTLAQGLYMLMAAMPIAFTGLFSGMSQGRVASAGIQILAKKPEHATKGIIYAAMVETYAILGFVISFLLVLNA
- a CDS encoding V-type ATP synthase subunit I encodes the protein MAIAKMKKVTLLAEQTDKDLLLKAVQELQKLELIDLTSLEESALLDYYTKETPAVERTEYEEHLKDVQYALAYLKQHIPQPGMFAKLKKGRAEYTLEELEASVSVSQLESLCQDISEREKQLIELDQKRKSVIEEESFLRKWEPLDFNPNDLADFKVIAGFIGTIATGNATEFKTALKEAVPNYVDEIFQYKDEAAYLVITAKENQQEIESILNQFQFTKFNYPYRLLPKEELKRNLSENKKLSEQEQKIKKEILSFSSKIKELELGEEYFYNLMQREIGKSLLLNGKSLFLLNGWLEEEQLPELKKLLDEHMGSEQYAVVSEEIEMKEFKHVPVVLKNNKFVEPFESVTEMYSLPKYDDIDPTPFMMPFYLVFFGMMSADLGYGLVLLIGTYLAQKFFNLERGMAKFLRFFHLLSYSVIIWGLIYGSFFGYELPFQLLSTTSDVITILVLSVVFGFIQLVYGLVINSGVKWRKQERASSYVDGMAWVGILVGIGLLVLGMLVFDNPILKVISYILIGVNVVGIILVTMLASKNKGLGAALGLYNLYGVTGYIGDLVSYTRLMALGVSGGSIAAAFNMIVDFLPPLAKFTVGIVLFIALHALNIFLTYLSAYVHTARLQYVEFFGKFYEGGGHALSPLKTFEKNIYLKKRQ
- a CDS encoding ISLre2 family transposase, whose translation is MNKIISKVYQIIKDSNHLIETEEAIQVYMYEVFSELVGDVFTHINQVIKEEKQLEGWKVKREDWKMVQFSFGPIRYYRTLMVDHTDQNHYPLDEWLGIRKYQRHSPLVEVKVAELASKSTYRDTATMLNEWTAVTISHQTVGSLLKRVGSAQAREDEESVLELEEAAELPEGKKVDYFYAEADGVFVRGTEKKKSLEVRHAILYEGWNKNGKRVSLKEPKAIMTTKKTAGFWAEVQAFTANHYALQQAQVITNSDGGQGYTADRFQEAFSQSNYPVLNQLDSYHVFQGLNRAFGVKTNVFKQQVKQALKTHDLDHLTIWLDTYESTLDETAAVEKLNTFRTYVLRNWDRIFDWREKVEQAPKGARGLGAMESNQRHISFRMKKRGMHWSTEGCEAMVKVKQGMFNHTLREAYLHQQNRSARQQRKLNQTVRLSSLLHEKTRQSVGAKNGIIPLYASRSSAIGQLIKSFR